The Fusobacterium necrophorum subsp. necrophorum genome has a window encoding:
- the mreC gene encoding rod shape-determining protein MreC: MKINRNNEKKRNRFTFALLGMMCIFLLLFTNSLNYLKYRLENFFLPIQARIYKSKENVTDSFQTYLNRERLFRENEILKLENNKLKFILRENKILLEENKRLTSLLEMKQSLTEKIQFAKVYFRKPENMYEQFYIDLGSKDGIKKNMIVSQGEKVIGRVVEVQENSSLVYMITKEGIVVSAKSENHIFGVVKGIGEDKLYFEPNVYDDSLKVGDKIYTSGISDIYPGEMYIGYISEIDEGENSLFTSIVVKPSFNISNLKEVLVIQSRRNYED, from the coding sequence ATGAAAATAAATCGTAATAATGAAAAAAAAAGAAATCGTTTTACTTTTGCTCTTTTAGGAATGATGTGTATTTTTTTATTGTTGTTTACTAATTCTTTAAATTATCTCAAATATCGCTTAGAAAATTTTTTTCTTCCAATTCAGGCTAGAATTTATAAATCCAAAGAAAATGTTACAGATAGTTTTCAGACCTATTTAAATCGAGAAAGATTGTTTCGAGAAAATGAAATATTGAAATTAGAAAATAACAAGTTAAAGTTTATTTTGAGAGAGAATAAAATTTTGTTAGAAGAGAATAAAAGACTGACCTCTTTGTTGGAAATGAAACAAAGTTTAACAGAAAAAATTCAATTTGCAAAGGTCTATTTTAGAAAACCAGAAAATATGTATGAACAATTTTACATTGACTTGGGTTCTAAAGACGGAATAAAAAAAAATATGATTGTTTCTCAAGGTGAAAAAGTAATTGGACGAGTTGTAGAAGTGCAAGAGAACAGTTCTTTAGTTTATATGATAACTAAAGAGGGAATTGTAGTCAGTGCAAAATCAGAAAATCATATATTTGGGGTCGTTAAGGGAATAGGAGAAGATAAGCTGTATTTTGAGCCGAATGTATACGATGATTCTCTAAAAGTGGGAGATAAAATTTATACTTCAGGAATCAGTGATATTTATCCAGGAGAGATGTATATTGGATATATTTCTGAAATTGATGAAGGAGAAAATTCTTTATTTACGAGTATTGTTGTGAAGCCGAGTTTTAATATTTCGAATTTAAAAGAAGTATTAGTAATACAATCAAGGAGGAATTATGAAGATTAA
- a CDS encoding IS30 family transposase — MVQQKYTIKREKGKHLTSIERGKIEAYFKLGYSKTKIAQLIDVSRRTIQREIKRGWVEGLQNSDLSLYDTYSAHKAQRKYNDSQRKKEGNLKIDKNYELINFLENSMLIDKNSPYAALESAKKKGFNVNISLKTLYNYIHKELFIKFTEKDMCYKKDIRKKSLKEKRIRKQGGKSIEQRAQLINNREEIGHFEMDTVVGKRGSSSCLLVLTDRKSRLEVIRKLKSKTVKDVVETVKNIVREYPELIKTITSDNGSEFMNAEAIEELGIEYFYAHSYSSGERGSNENNNKLIRRYIKKGVDIGSISEEEIIRIEEWMNSYPRKLFNGKSSLEVYSKELTKYFS; from the coding sequence ATGGTTCAACAAAAGTATACTATAAAAAGAGAAAAAGGTAAACATTTAACTTCCATTGAAAGAGGAAAAATTGAAGCTTACTTTAAATTAGGGTATTCTAAAACTAAGATTGCTCAGTTAATTGATGTTTCTAGGAGAACTATTCAAAGAGAAATTAAAAGAGGTTGGGTAGAAGGATTACAAAACTCTGATTTATCTCTTTACGACACATACTCTGCGCATAAAGCTCAAAGAAAATATAATGATTCTCAAAGAAAAAAAGAAGGTAATTTAAAAATAGATAAGAATTATGAATTAATTAATTTTCTAGAAAACTCTATGCTTATTGATAAAAATTCTCCCTATGCAGCTTTAGAAAGTGCTAAAAAGAAGGGTTTCAATGTAAATATATCATTAAAAACATTGTATAACTATATTCATAAAGAATTATTTATAAAATTTACTGAGAAAGATATGTGTTACAAAAAAGATATAAGAAAAAAATCTCTCAAAGAAAAAAGAATAAGAAAACAAGGAGGAAAATCAATAGAACAAAGGGCACAGCTAATTAATAATAGAGAGGAAATAGGTCATTTTGAGATGGACACTGTTGTAGGCAAAAGAGGAAGCTCTTCATGTCTTTTAGTTCTTACAGATAGAAAATCAAGATTAGAAGTAATAAGAAAATTAAAGTCTAAAACAGTAAAAGATGTTGTGGAAACAGTAAAAAATATTGTTAGAGAATATCCAGAACTAATAAAGACAATTACAAGTGATAATGGAAGCGAATTTATGAATGCTGAAGCAATAGAAGAGTTAGGAATAGAATACTTTTATGCGCATAGTTATAGTTCAGGAGAAAGAGGAAGTAATGAAAATAATAATAAATTAATTAGGCGCTATATAAAAAAGGGAGTAGATATAGGTTCTATAAGCGAAGAAGAAATAATAAGAATAGAAGAGTGGATGAATTCATATCCAAGAAAATTATTTAATGGGAAAAGTTCCTTAGAAGTATATTCTAAAGAACTTACAAAATATTTTTCTTAG
- the minE gene encoding cell division topological specificity factor MinE, whose translation MGMFDFLKKSNSKDEAKSRLKLVLMQDRAMLPSGVMERIKDDIIQVLSEYVEIDQEQLNIEMSNCDDDPRQIALLANIPIRQKK comes from the coding sequence ATGGGAATGTTTGATTTTTTGAAAAAAAGTAACTCTAAAGATGAAGCAAAAAGTCGATTAAAATTAGTTTTAATGCAAGATAGAGCAATGTTACCTTCTGGAGTTATGGAACGAATAAAGGATGATATCATTCAAGTGTTATCTGAGTATGTTGAAATTGATCAGGAGCAATTGAATATAGAAATGTCAAATTGTGATGATGATCCAAGACAAATAGCTTTGTTGGCAAATATTCCAATTCGACAAAAAAAGTAA
- the minD gene encoding septum site-determining protein MinD, giving the protein MSQVIVVTSGKGGVGKTTTTANIGAGLAEKGHKVLLIDTDIGLRNLDVVMGLENRIVYDLVDVIEGKCRIPQALIKDKRCSNLSLLPAAQIRDKNDINEEQMKTLVEALRKDFDYIIIDCPAGIEQGFKNAIAAADRAIVVTTPEISAARDADRIIGLLEANGIKEPKLIINRIRMDMVKENNMLSLEDMLDILAITLIGVVPDDESIVISTNKGEPLIYRGESLAAKAYRNIVERIDGKEVEFLNLDVKMGFFDRLKFIFRG; this is encoded by the coding sequence ATGAGTCAAGTAATTGTAGTTACTTCTGGAAAAGGTGGAGTTGGAAAAACCACAACAACAGCCAATATTGGCGCGGGTTTAGCAGAGAAAGGTCATAAAGTATTGTTGATTGACACAGACATTGGATTACGAAACCTGGATGTGGTCATGGGTTTGGAAAATAGAATTGTATATGATTTGGTGGATGTTATCGAGGGGAAATGCCGAATACCACAAGCTTTGATTAAAGATAAACGTTGTTCCAATTTATCACTATTGCCTGCTGCACAAATTCGGGATAAAAATGACATCAATGAAGAGCAAATGAAGACTTTGGTAGAAGCTTTACGAAAAGATTTTGACTATATTATCATAGATTGTCCAGCAGGAATAGAACAAGGATTTAAAAATGCTATTGCTGCTGCGGATAGAGCAATTGTGGTCACAACTCCTGAAATTTCAGCAGCGAGAGATGCGGACCGAATTATTGGTTTATTGGAAGCAAATGGTATTAAGGAACCAAAATTGATTATCAATCGTATTCGAATGGATATGGTAAAAGAAAATAATATGTTGAGTTTAGAAGATATGTTGGATATTTTAGCTATTACCTTAATTGGTGTCGTTCCGGATGATGAGAGTATTGTCATATCTACAAACAAAGGGGAACCTTTAATATATAGAGGAGAGTCTCTTGCTGCAAAAGCTTATCGAAATATTGTAGAAAGAATTGATGGAAAAGAAGTAGAGTTTTTGAATTTAGATGTCAAAATGGGATTTTTTGATCGATTGAAATTTATTTTTAGAGGGTGA
- a CDS encoding septum site-determining protein MinC, protein MKNYVILKGKKDRLEIQLNGEVDFITLRNSMIEKMKEAKNFIGEGKMAIEFTGRELSELEENVLIDLIRLHSNLNIVYVFSGEKVKEVNRFSLFHSVSEEGPTKFFRGTLRSGNQLEYDGNLVILGDVNPGSLIRTSGNVLVLGHLNGTVYAGMEDSHNSFVAAMFLNPVKLTIGSKTSKVLQKEILDTNRVKKGSFQIAQVKQGEIVIEEWG, encoded by the coding sequence ATGAAAAATTATGTTATTTTAAAAGGAAAAAAAGATAGGCTAGAAATTCAGTTGAATGGAGAAGTTGACTTCATCACACTAAGAAATAGCATGATTGAAAAAATGAAAGAAGCAAAAAACTTTATTGGTGAAGGAAAAATGGCTATAGAATTCACTGGTAGAGAGTTGAGTGAACTGGAAGAAAATGTGTTGATTGATTTAATTCGTCTACATAGTAATTTAAATATTGTATATGTTTTTTCAGGAGAGAAAGTAAAAGAAGTCAATCGTTTTTCTCTTTTTCATAGTGTTTCAGAGGAGGGGCCAACTAAATTTTTTCGAGGAACCTTACGCTCCGGAAATCAACTTGAATATGATGGGAATTTAGTAATTTTAGGAGATGTCAATCCGGGTTCTTTGATTAGGACTTCTGGAAATGTTTTAGTATTGGGACACTTAAATGGAACTGTTTATGCAGGAATGGAAGACTCTCATAACAGTTTTGTGGCGGCGATGTTTTTAAATCCTGTAAAGTTGACAATTGGGAGCAAGACTTCTAAAGTTTTGCAAAAAGAGATTTTAGATACCAATAGAGTAAAAAAAGGTTCATTTCAAATAGCGCAAGTCAAACAAGGAGAAATCGTAATCGAGGAGTGGGGATAG
- a CDS encoding heavy metal translocating P-type ATPase: MSNKNYLLSCEIKHRIRGRIRIKSRALKYLGELREEVEKQLMQVRYIERVHISQITGSIVIYFEDITLTDQNLLSLLQNTLNAYLVEIYKNEKIANGSKYVIERKLQEESPKEIIQKIVASSMLLVYNIFRPSGPTAVGISRFFNYNTLATLSLAMPVLKNGLLSLVKNKRPNADTLSSSAILSSIALGKEKTALTIMILEEFAELLTVYTMQKTRGAIKDMLSVGENFVWKEMEDASVKRIPIEEVQRGDLILVQTGEKISVDGLIQKGEALIDQSSITGEYMPVTKKRGEEVFAGTILKNGSITVEAEKVGDDRAVSRIIKLVEDANFNKADIQSYADTFSAQLIPLNFLLAGIVYLATRNVQKSLSMLVIDYSCGIRLSTATAFSAAINTGAKNGILIKGSNYIEELSKSDTVIFDKTGTITEGKPKVQTLQVFGKRMTENKMLSLAAAAEETSSHPLAIAILNEMKERGLNIPKHQDPLVIVAKGMETMVGKDVIRVGSRKYMEENNVSLEETQETVRGILHRGEIIIYVAKNEELIGIIGVSDPPRENIKKAINRLRNQGIDDIVLLTGDLRQQAETIASRMSMDRYESELLPEDKAKNILKFQSGGSKVIMIGDGINDAPALSYANVGVALGSTRTDVAMEAADITITSDDPLLVPGVVGLAQKTVKTIKENFAMAIGMNSFALVLGATGILPAIYGSVLHNATTILVVGNSLKLLKYDVNK; this comes from the coding sequence GTGTCAAATAAAAATTATTTACTCAGTTGTGAAATAAAACATAGAATTCGAGGAAGAATCCGAATTAAATCAAGGGCTTTAAAATATCTTGGAGAATTGAGAGAAGAAGTAGAAAAGCAATTGATGCAGGTACGTTATATAGAAAGAGTCCATATATCTCAAATTACAGGAAGCATTGTCATTTATTTTGAAGACATTACTTTAACAGATCAGAACCTGCTCTCTCTATTACAAAATACTCTAAATGCCTATCTGGTGGAAATCTACAAAAATGAAAAAATAGCAAACGGAAGTAAATATGTGATTGAAAGAAAATTACAGGAAGAATCTCCAAAGGAAATTATTCAAAAGATAGTGGCTTCTTCTATGTTATTGGTTTATAACATTTTCCGTCCGTCCGGTCCTACAGCTGTGGGGATATCCAGATTTTTCAATTATAATACTTTAGCTACCTTATCTTTGGCGATGCCTGTACTAAAAAATGGTCTATTATCCTTAGTAAAAAATAAAAGACCGAATGCAGACACCCTTAGTTCCAGTGCTATTCTTAGCAGTATTGCCTTAGGAAAAGAAAAGACAGCTTTGACAATTATGATTTTAGAAGAATTCGCAGAACTTTTAACAGTATATACGATGCAGAAGACACGAGGGGCTATTAAAGATATGCTGAGTGTCGGAGAAAATTTTGTTTGGAAAGAAATGGAAGATGCTTCGGTTAAAAGAATTCCGATTGAGGAAGTGCAAAGAGGAGATTTGATTTTAGTACAAACCGGAGAAAAGATCAGTGTGGACGGATTGATACAAAAGGGAGAAGCTTTGATAGATCAATCCTCTATTACCGGAGAATACATGCCGGTAACTAAAAAACGAGGAGAAGAAGTTTTTGCAGGGACTATTCTTAAGAACGGAAGTATTACAGTGGAAGCAGAAAAAGTAGGAGATGACAGAGCTGTTTCCAGAATTATAAAATTGGTAGAAGATGCCAATTTTAATAAGGCGGATATTCAGTCCTATGCCGATACTTTTTCAGCACAGTTGATTCCTTTAAATTTTTTATTGGCAGGAATTGTATACCTTGCTACCAGAAATGTTCAAAAATCATTAAGTATGTTAGTGATTGATTATTCCTGTGGAATTCGTCTTTCAACGGCAACTGCTTTTTCAGCGGCAATCAACACGGGGGCAAAAAATGGGATTTTAATCAAGGGAAGTAACTATATTGAAGAGTTATCCAAATCAGATACCGTGATTTTTGATAAAACGGGAACTATTACAGAAGGTAAACCGAAAGTGCAGACTCTTCAGGTTTTTGGAAAACGAATGACAGAAAACAAAATGTTATCTTTGGCAGCAGCAGCAGAAGAAACTTCTTCTCATCCTTTGGCAATCGCGATTTTAAACGAAATGAAGGAGCGAGGTTTAAATATTCCGAAACATCAAGATCCTTTAGTTATTGTAGCAAAGGGAATGGAAACTATGGTTGGGAAAGATGTTATTCGAGTGGGAAGCCGAAAATACATGGAAGAAAATAATGTTTCCTTGGAAGAAACACAGGAAACCGTGAGAGGAATTTTACATCGGGGAGAAATTATTATTTACGTTGCCAAAAATGAAGAACTGATAGGAATTATAGGGGTTTCTGATCCTCCTAGAGAAAATATTAAAAAGGCAATCAATCGTTTAAGAAATCAAGGAATTGATGATATTGTCCTATTGACAGGAGATTTACGACAACAGGCAGAGACGATTGCTTCCAGAATGTCTATGGATCGATATGAATCTGAATTGTTACCGGAAGACAAAGCAAAAAATATTCTAAAATTTCAATCAGGAGGTTCTAAGGTAATTATGATTGGGGATGGAATCAACGATGCTCCGGCTTTGTCATATGCGAATGTAGGGGTCGCTTTGGGAAGTACAAGAACCGATGTGGCAATGGAAGCAGCTGATATTACAATTACTTCCGATGATCCTCTATTAGTTCCAGGCGTTGTCGGTCTTGCTCAAAAAACGGTGAAGACAATTAAAGAAAATTTTGCTATGGCAATCGGAATGAACAGTTTTGCTTTGGTATTGGGGGCAACAGGAATTTTACCAGCTATTTATGGTTCTGTTTTACATAATGCTACAACTATTTTAGTAGTTGGGAATTCCTTAAAATTATTAAAATATGATGTGAATAAATAG
- a CDS encoding HMA2 domain-containing protein, translating into MLKNFLKTTYLMFHQLKIVHSIPGRLRLFVPGLSNIPEEMRKHEHYTTDLILSKEGIQSIEYSYLTNKVLIHYDEKVIQDKEIVSWLNAVWKIIVDHSDLYEKMTLREIEKNLDRFYELLKKELRRGDL; encoded by the coding sequence ATGTTAAAAAATTTTTTAAAAACGACATATTTGATGTTTCATCAACTCAAAATTGTTCATAGTATTCCCGGCAGATTGAGATTATTTGTTCCGGGACTTTCCAATATTCCGGAAGAAATGAGGAAGCATGAACATTATACAACGGATTTGATTTTATCCAAGGAGGGAATTCAGTCTATAGAATATTCCTATTTGACAAATAAAGTTTTAATTCATTATGATGAAAAAGTGATTCAAGATAAGGAAATTGTTTCTTGGCTGAATGCTGTTTGGAAAATTATTGTGGATCATTCGGATTTGTATGAGAAAATGACTTTAAGGGAGATAGAGAAGAACTTAGATAGATTTTATGAGTTATTAAAGAAAGAATTGAGGAGAGGAGATCTTTAA
- a CDS encoding HMA2 domain-containing protein — protein MLPSFYGVMEVKHYHSGRLRVQTDALIQNVELETEFLKNLKQIDGVESVKINEKIGSVLVLFQETKIEASFLYLVILKMLHLEEEAFRKKPGKLKLLFQNVFEALDFSIYNKSKGLLDSKLIVSGIFMYYGIKKLRLTPQLPSGATLLWWAYNLITKGRE, from the coding sequence ATGTTGCCAAGTTTTTATGGGGTAATGGAAGTGAAACATTATCATTCGGGAAGATTGAGAGTTCAAACAGATGCTTTAATTCAAAATGTAGAGCTGGAAACGGAATTTTTAAAGAATTTGAAGCAAATTGATGGAGTGGAAAGTGTCAAAATCAATGAAAAAATTGGCTCTGTTTTAGTATTGTTTCAAGAAACGAAAATAGAAGCCTCCTTTTTGTATTTGGTGATTTTAAAAATGTTACATTTGGAAGAAGAGGCTTTTCGGAAAAAACCTGGAAAGTTAAAGCTTTTATTTCAAAATGTTTTCGAGGCTCTTGATTTTTCTATTTATAACAAAAGTAAAGGTTTGTTGGATAGTAAACTCATTGTTTCCGGTATTTTTATGTATTATGGGATTAAAAAACTGAGATTGACCCCACAATTACCATCTGGAGCCACTTTACTTTGGTGGGCGTATAATCTTATCACGAAGGGGAGGGAATAG
- a CDS encoding flavin reductase family protein, with protein MKKIFKPSVMLNPVPVVLVTSKNKNGEENVFTVAWIGTVCTKPPMLSISIRPERLSYEYIKESMEFTVNLPSKNLVKEVDYCGVRSGRKEDKIKKMGFHLKQGEKVSSSYIEECPVALECKVTEIISLGTHHLFLAEILSCLVEESLIDKENKIHFEQANLMTYSHGEYFPSLKKSIGNFGFSVRKKKRKNTCILHKKGIK; from the coding sequence ATGAAAAAAATTTTCAAACCTAGTGTTATGTTAAATCCTGTTCCGGTTGTTCTCGTTACTTCCAAGAATAAAAATGGAGAAGAAAATGTATTTACAGTAGCTTGGATAGGGACTGTTTGTACAAAGCCCCCTATGCTGTCTATTTCCATTCGTCCAGAAAGACTTTCTTATGAATATATCAAAGAAAGTATGGAATTCACAGTAAATTTACCGAGTAAGAATTTGGTTAAGGAAGTAGACTATTGTGGTGTACGAAGTGGAAGAAAGGAAGATAAAATAAAGAAAATGGGCTTTCATTTAAAACAAGGAGAGAAAGTATCGAGCTCCTATATCGAGGAGTGTCCTGTTGCTTTGGAATGTAAGGTAACGGAAATTATTTCTTTGGGGACACATCATCTTTTTTTGGCAGAAATTCTATCTTGTTTGGTAGAGGAGAGTCTTATAGACAAAGAAAATAAGATCCATTTTGAACAGGCAAATTTAATGACATATTCTCATGGGGAATATTTTCCGAGTTTGAAAAAATCCATTGGAAATTTTGGGTTTTCAGTAAGGAAGAAAAAAAGAAAAAATACTTGCATTCTTCACAAAAAAGGAATAAAATAG
- a CDS encoding FAD-dependent oxidoreductase, producing MEKIVVVGANHAGTAAINTILDNYKDKELIVFDRNSNISFLGCGMALWIGGQISSGDGLFYSSKKILEGKGAKIHMETEVYKIDFENKFVYAKGVQDGKEYRESYDKLILSTGSLPIQLPVPGTELENVQFVKLYQNAKEVIEKLNANKDIKHVTVVGAGYIGVELAEAFKRWGKEVSLVDFCEDCLSTYYDRTFREMMDKNLADHGIELRYDQLLKEIKGNGKVESVVTDKEEFKTDMVVLCVGFRPNTVLAKDQLETFRNGAYKVDKTQKTSKEGVYAIGDCATVYDNTIDDVNYIALATNAVRSGIVAAHNAAGTYLEGIGVQGSNGISIYGLNMVSTGLTFEKAQRLGIKAGETTYTDLQRPEFMEIENHPVTIRIVYNLDTRIILGAQIASREDISMAIHMFSLAIQEKVTIDKLKLLDIFFLPHFNKPYNYITMAALSAK from the coding sequence TTGGAAAAAATTGTAGTAGTGGGGGCGAATCATGCAGGAACTGCAGCGATTAATACGATTTTAGATAATTATAAGGATAAAGAATTGATTGTTTTTGATCGAAATTCCAATATTAGTTTTTTAGGTTGTGGAATGGCTTTATGGATCGGTGGGCAAATTTCTTCCGGGGATGGACTATTTTATTCTTCTAAGAAAATTTTAGAAGGAAAAGGGGCTAAGATTCACATGGAAACAGAAGTATACAAAATTGATTTTGAAAATAAGTTTGTATATGCCAAAGGAGTTCAAGATGGAAAAGAATATCGAGAAAGCTATGATAAGTTAATCTTGTCAACAGGTTCTTTACCAATTCAGCTGCCGGTACCCGGAACAGAACTGGAGAATGTACAATTTGTAAAACTATATCAAAATGCGAAGGAAGTTATCGAAAAATTAAATGCCAATAAGGATATTAAACATGTAACTGTGGTGGGAGCAGGATATATTGGAGTAGAATTGGCGGAAGCTTTTAAACGTTGGGGAAAAGAAGTAAGTTTAGTAGACTTTTGTGAAGATTGTCTGTCTACTTATTATGATAGAACCTTTCGAGAGATGATGGATAAAAATTTGGCAGATCATGGCATTGAGCTTCGATATGATCAATTACTAAAAGAAATCAAAGGGAATGGAAAAGTGGAGTCTGTTGTAACGGATAAGGAAGAATTTAAAACGGACATGGTAGTTTTATGTGTAGGTTTCAGACCTAATACCGTACTTGCGAAAGATCAATTGGAAACTTTCCGAAATGGAGCTTATAAAGTGGATAAAACACAGAAGACGAGTAAAGAGGGAGTTTATGCAATTGGAGATTGTGCAACGGTTTATGATAATACCATTGATGATGTGAACTATATTGCTTTAGCGACTAATGCTGTACGTTCCGGAATTGTAGCGGCTCACAATGCTGCGGGAACTTATTTGGAAGGAATTGGAGTGCAGGGATCGAACGGAATTTCTATCTATGGATTGAATATGGTTTCTACCGGACTAACTTTTGAGAAAGCACAACGATTGGGAATTAAGGCAGGAGAAACAACATATACCGACTTACAAAGACCGGAATTTATGGAAATAGAAAATCACCCTGTCACCATTCGAATTGTCTATAATTTAGATACGCGAATTATTTTGGGGGCTCAAATAGCATCCAGAGAAGATATTTCTATGGCAATTCATATGTTCTCTTTGGCAATCCAAGAGAAAGTAACTATTGACAAACTAAAATTATTGGATATTTTCTTCTTACCGCATTTCAATAAACCGTACAACTATATTACAATGGCAGCCTTATCTGCAAAATAA
- a CDS encoding cold-shock protein: MKGTVKWFNKEKGFGFITGEDGKDVFAHFSQIQKEGFKELFEGQEVTFDITEGQKGPQASNIIIVK; this comes from the coding sequence ATGAAAGGTACTGTGAAATGGTTTAACAAAGAAAAAGGGTTTGGATTTATTACTGGAGAAGACGGGAAAGATGTTTTTGCACACTTCTCTCAAATCCAAAAAGAAGGATTTAAAGAATTATTTGAAGGACAAGAAGTTACTTTTGATATTACAGAAGGACAAAAAGGACCTCAAGCGTCTAACATCATTATCGTAAAATAA
- a CDS encoding MATE family efflux transporter produces the protein MKALTKKIFQFAIPSITSMWIFTLYTIVDGIFVGKYVGSLALGATNLAMPIFNLSFGIGIMIAVGASTLISISFSQKNMKQGNYYFNLATLLAFFLGTCLSILCFFFLRPLVHLLGANHSLFPYVSDYIRVILFFFPFYLCGYGWEIYIKVDGNATYPMLCVLLGAFINIGLDYVFLALFHTGVQGAALATGLAQMITSFALLFYIMKYSKTFRIEKYRFRISSVFSIIKTGFSEFFTEISSGILILIFNHFLFFHLGERGVISFSTISYLSSLVIMTMIGFAQGIQPILSFSYGKKSKSEILHIFDVSIFSIMSLGIFFLFLACFFSKNLVKYFLSTETETLFAAIALKKYSPSYLFMGLNILFSAFFTALKKARFSLLITFCRGIVFPIVALFLCSRSLGRENLWFAAFFSEAMTFLISFYLYQRYKKELLND, from the coding sequence ATGAAAGCATTGACAAAAAAAATATTTCAATTCGCTATCCCTTCTATCACTTCTATGTGGATTTTTACTTTATATACCATTGTAGACGGTATTTTTGTTGGAAAATATGTTGGTTCTCTTGCATTGGGAGCAACCAATTTAGCCATGCCCATTTTTAATCTTTCTTTTGGAATTGGAATTATGATTGCTGTGGGAGCTTCTACTTTAATTTCTATTTCTTTTTCTCAAAAAAATATGAAACAAGGAAACTATTATTTTAATCTCGCAACTCTTCTTGCTTTTTTCCTGGGAACTTGTCTGAGTATTCTCTGTTTCTTTTTTCTAAGACCTCTTGTTCACCTCTTGGGGGCGAATCATTCTTTATTTCCTTATGTATCTGATTATATTCGTGTCATTCTATTTTTCTTTCCCTTTTATTTATGTGGCTATGGTTGGGAAATTTATATCAAAGTGGATGGTAATGCGACTTATCCTATGCTTTGCGTTCTATTGGGAGCTTTCATTAACATCGGTTTGGATTATGTCTTTTTAGCTCTTTTTCATACTGGTGTGCAGGGAGCAGCTTTGGCAACAGGGCTCGCTCAGATGATAACTAGCTTTGCCTTACTATTTTATATTATGAAATATTCCAAAACATTTAGAATTGAGAAATATCGTTTCAGAATAAGCTCCGTATTTTCTATTATAAAAACCGGTTTTTCTGAATTTTTCACAGAAATTTCTTCCGGAATTTTGATTTTAATTTTTAATCATTTCTTATTTTTTCACTTGGGAGAGAGGGGAGTGATCTCATTTAGTACAATCTCCTATTTGTCTTCTTTAGTCATTATGACTATGATTGGATTCGCTCAAGGAATTCAGCCTATTCTAAGTTTTTCTTATGGAAAAAAATCAAAATCTGAAATTCTGCATATTTTTGATGTTTCCATTTTTTCTATTATGAGTCTGGGAATTTTCTTTTTATTTTTGGCTTGTTTCTTTTCTAAAAATCTAGTAAAATACTTCTTATCAACGGAAACAGAAACTTTATTTGCTGCAATAGCTCTAAAAAAATATAGTCCCTCCTATCTTTTTATGGGACTGAACATTTTGTTCTCCGCTTTTTTCACAGCTTTGAAAAAAGCAAGATTTTCTTTGCTCATCACATTTTGTCGAGGTATTGTATTCCCGATTGTGGCTTTATTTTTATGTTCCCGAAGCTTAGGAAGGGAAAACCTTTGGTTTGCCGCTTTCTTTTCTGAAGCTATGACATTTTTGATCAGTTTTTATCTTTATCAAAGATATAAAAAGGAGTTACTCAATGATTAA